In a genomic window of Labeo rohita strain BAU-BD-2019 chromosome 20, IGBB_LRoh.1.0, whole genome shotgun sequence:
- the sirt5 gene encoding NAD-dependent protein deacylase sirtuin-5, mitochondrial, whose product MIVRQLTRRGLTSHLCAAVRLNWSSPKMARPSSNLAEFREDFAKAKHIAIITGAGVSAESGVPTFRGQGGYWRKWQAQDLATPEAFSRDPSLVWEFYHYRREVMRSKMPNPAHLAIAECESRLSKQGRSVVIITQNIDELHHRAGSKHVYEIHGSLFKTRCMSCGEVKANHKSPICPALEGKGEPDPSAKDARIPVENLPRCERSSCNGLLRPHVVWFGETLDSDILTAVEQELEQCDLCLVVGTSSIVYPAAMFAPQVAVRGVPVAEFNMESTPATMRFKYHFEGPCGVILPPALERHESEII is encoded by the exons ATGATTGTGCGGCAGTTGACGCGTAGGGGACTGACCTCTCATCTGTGTGCGGCAGTGAGACTGAACTGGAGCTCTCCAAAGATGGCCAGACCAAGCTCAA ATTTAGCAGAGTTTCGTGAGGATTTTGCTAAGGCCAAGCACATTGCTATCATTACGGGGGCCGGAGTGAGTGCAGAGAGTGGAGTACCAACCTTTAGAGGACAGGGGGGCTACTGGAGGAAGTGGCAGGCacag GATTTGGCAACCCCTGAAGCTTTCTCTCGAGATCCTTCTTTAGTATGGGAATTTTACCATTACAGGCGTGAG gTTATGCGCAGCAAGATGCCAAACCCAGCACACCTGGCTATAGCAGAGTGTGAGTCCCGACTCAGCAAGCAAGGGCGCTCTGTTGTGATCATCACTCAGAACATAGATGAACTGCACCATCGTGCTGGTTCCAAACATGTCTATGAAATCCACG GAAGTCTGTTTAAAACCCGCTGTATGAGCTGTGGAGAAGTCAAAGCCAACCACAAGAGTCCAATCTGTCCTGCTCTGGAGGGGAAAGG AGAGCCTGACCCCAGTGCCAAGGATGCCAGAATACCAGTGGAGAACCTGCCCAG GTGTGAAAGGAGTAGCTGTAATGGATTGCTGAGGCCTCATGTGGTTTGGTTCGGAGAGACTCTGGATTCAGATATTCTCACTGCTGTGGAGCAGGAGCTGGAACAATGTGATCTCTGCTTAGTG GTGGGCACCTCCTCCATAGTTTACCCAGCAGCCATGTTCGCTCCTCAGGTGGCAGTTAGAGGAGTGCCTGTAGCTGAATTCAACATGGAGAGCACACCTGCTACTATGCGCTTTAA ATATCACTTTGAGGGTCCTTGTGGTGTCATACTGCCTCCCGCCCTGGAACGCCACGAGAGCGAGATCATTTAA